CCCGACGCTGTTTCAGAGGGAGCTCCCTCTGAGCAGAAAAATGAGGCGCGGCTTGAGCAACTGGAGCGCGAGCACAGCACCCTTCGCCAAGAACACGAAACCCTGAGTGCTCAGTACGTGCGCATCGCGGCCGACTTTGACAATTTCCGCAAGCGTCAGAGCCGGGATCAGGACGATCTGAAGTTGCAGATCACCTGCAGCACCCTGAGTGAAATTCTGCCTGTGGTTGATAACTTTGAACGCGCTCGTCAGCAACTTGATCCCCAAGGAGAAGAAGCGCAATCGCTGCACCGCAGCTATCAGGGTCTCTACAAGCAACTCGTTGACGTTCTCAAGCAATTGGGTGTGGCCCCGATGCGGGTGGTTGGTCAAGAGTTCGACCCCAGCCTTCATGAAGCGGTGCTGCGCGAACCCAGTGACGAACATCCAGAAGACGTGGTGGTTGAAGAACTGCAGCGTGGTTATCACCTCAGCGGCAAGGTGTTGAGACACGCTTTGGTCAAGGTGTCGATGGGACCTGGACCTCAGCAGTCAGATTCAGCAGCCCTTGGAACTGAGGGCGGTGATAGTGCACCAACCCAAGGGGATGACGGTTCTTCGACGCCGGAGGCGAGCGAATGATTCAAAACTTGTGCCTAGTGTGCGCAGCGGAATGACGAGCTGATGGCCGATTACTACGACCTCCTAGGCGTGAGCAGGGATGCAGACGCCGACACCCTGAAGCGCGCCTACAGGCGTATGGCTCGCCAATATCACCCTGACATCAATAAGGATGCAGGAGCTGAAGATCGCTTCAAGGAGATTGGTCGCGCCTATGAGGTGCTGAGCGATCCCCAAACCCGCGGGCGCTATGACCAGTTCGGTGAGGCCGGGCTCGGTGGCGGCGGTGGCATGCCCGATATGGGCGATATGGGTGGCTTTGCAGACATCTTCGAAACCTTTTTCAGTGGGTTCGGTGGTGCTGCTAGTGGCGCAGGTCGTCAGCGCAGGCGAGGGCCTCAACAGGGAGATGACCTCCGCTACGACCTCACAATTGATTTTGATCAGGCTGTGTTCGGTCAAGAGCGGGAGATTCGCATCCCCCACCTCGAGACTTGCACCACCTGTAGTGGTAGTGGCGCCAAAACAGGGAGTGGTCCCACCACCTGTACCACCTGTGGCGGAGTTGGGCAGGTGCGTCGCGCCACGCGGACGCCATTCGGGAATTTTGAGCAGGTGGCTGAATGCCCCAGTTGCAATGGCACGGGACAGGTGATTGCTGATCCCTGTAGTTCCTGTGGTGGTCAAGGGGTCACGCAAG
The genomic region above belongs to Synechococcus sp. WH 8016 and contains:
- the grpE gene encoding nucleotide exchange factor GrpE, with product MSGDASIPANESASDVPEAQQDPTPSVEETPGAASPDAVSEGAPSEQKNEARLEQLEREHSTLRQEHETLSAQYVRIAADFDNFRKRQSRDQDDLKLQITCSTLSEILPVVDNFERARQQLDPQGEEAQSLHRSYQGLYKQLVDVLKQLGVAPMRVVGQEFDPSLHEAVLREPSDEHPEDVVVEELQRGYHLSGKVLRHALVKVSMGPGPQQSDSAALGTEGGDSAPTQGDDGSSTPEASE
- the dnaJ gene encoding molecular chaperone DnaJ, encoding MADYYDLLGVSRDADADTLKRAYRRMARQYHPDINKDAGAEDRFKEIGRAYEVLSDPQTRGRYDQFGEAGLGGGGGMPDMGDMGGFADIFETFFSGFGGAASGAGRQRRRGPQQGDDLRYDLTIDFDQAVFGQEREIRIPHLETCTTCSGSGAKTGSGPTTCTTCGGVGQVRRATRTPFGNFEQVAECPSCNGTGQVIADPCSSCGGQGVTQVRKKLRINIPAGVDTGTRLRVSGEGNAGLRGGPSGDLYVFLTVKSHPSLRRDGLTVLSEVKVSYLQAILGDTIEVETVDGPESLEIPAGTQPNSVLTLENKGIPKLGNPVARGHQRISVTVTLPTRLNDEERGLLEDLAGHHSARGEQHHHHKSGLFARLFGQR